Proteins encoded together in one Plasmodium vivax chromosome 6, whole genome shotgun sequence window:
- a CDS encoding hypothetical protein (encoded by transcript PVX_110860A) yields MQKKPFSEQIIIDSLRKAQNELDRGSLYSLQESVNSNCNCLNEEKKAKFRKAFDELNALLAVKSNLTEEKIQILSENNSNGYKNKEILGLFMTGFFFAIGSVTHSVFYLVSVYGLYVLHKASKENDSKIYVERKLNENKDKLLRNKKSIQTILSALEQDLMKIK; encoded by the exons ATGCAAAAGAAGCCCTTTTCAGAACAAATAATAATCGACTCATTACGAAAAGCCCAAAATGAACTAGATAGGGGCTCTCTTTATTCACTACAGGAG TCAGTCAACAGCAATTGCAACTGCCtgaatgaagagaaaaaggcCAAATTCCGAAAGGCCTTTGACGAATTAAATGCTCTGCTAGCCGTTAAGTCGAATTTAACGGAGGAGAAAATTCAA ATATTATCTGAAAATAATTCCAATgggtataaaaataaagaaattttggGTCTATTCATGACGGGTTTTTTCTTTGCCATCGGTTCAGTCACCCACTctgttttttatttg gtgAGCGTCTACGGTCTTTATGTACTGCATAAAGCCTCCAAGGAAAATGATAGCAAAATTTACGTTGAAAggaaattaaatgaaaataaggATAAACTGttaaggaataaaaaaagtatacaaACCATTTTGTCCGCTTTGGAGCAGgatttgatgaaaataaaataa
- a CDS encoding hypothetical protein, conserved (encoded by transcript PVX_110865A), whose protein sequence is MKGKNAISNSSEKKIPKKKKDSEKTEHGRKEHLKKKNDMSKKKVEIDTKNKLEKVDSKSKNEIDVKSKNERGDNEEKKKTTNETKKRNENDTRVKGASADKKQHTLKNRTLSDLGVAHKETENFADAKAHPKNANLLISAVNVELEKDVKSLLGIDFCNDFSTLIFKNSQAACINKNYFFSLAQKYLTTDEFLPVKNDLTKYKLDDVLIFKDSKKYYKGNHAVVVDEEIFSYFLQKGKHPADPPADQNGEDKQELSCVFIKPKNYLSLYEQQIEQEIKSTRVTENRKKFKKCLYISKRKKVGAEVQFTQYDQFIPIRGNEPTTSAVQAKTLDFFSNNSITHEEKNCQTYKAVYKNLGVQYNIDFLKKKKEEIFRSNKLQKFLHKLFPIMEKCLIENSLITESNGQPFAQNIDILSFKHAKKLNKIFIYTDVKYTTDKVVLFTLSLSLINYLIFIIYVNNYKNDNFIEGVNTDSYILIWSYSNYINPLYALISPYQISSAVVNEKGYDVVIAGCSNGLLVVWKLPPNFQGRPLLDSKINEKTVDIEPYIFSSIEHSHKREVTSLLLLNDKTLVICEKKISINNQKNYHLLISISVDGTILLWDATNVEIIEVKVSAKKKEKELIDDLYSFKPLFKINSTRPNTEYSLGFTYFHFVELNCNVSSFFAFSEEGEYVVGNIYGCMQKEKNYSIINKINDDYKSFKTLICVKRNSIIKYLILTLTDTNFSLWKENEEHPLYVSPKSNEIYSCCEFSQTKISVIFVGKINGHIEIWNLMEQKNHCMYSLSISSYSLTCISIFQNCDSSIFSSVEKKNNVQKDPNEDLSGENSDTFVDTNDYLMSKNEDDVYKYSYNKIIIGDSSGCVFVYEMEENLLNSTKEEIDEFLLWVENKIYVNKEKVKRHLQLCEEREKLLRKEEQNTNERKEQLKNKLDEDYKNALEKYRGYLLGNKL, encoded by the exons ATGAAGGGCAAAAATGCCATTTCCAATTctagtgagaaaaaaatccctaagaaaaaaaaagacagtGAAAAAACTGAACATGGGCGAAAGgaacatttgaaaaaaaaaaatgatatgagtaaaaaaaaagtcgaaATTGACACtaaaaacaaattggaaaaagtAGACTCCAAAagtaaaaacgaaattgatgtgaaaagcaaaaacgaaAGAGGAGataatgaggaaaaaaaaaaaacaacaaatgaaacaaaaaaaagaaacgaaaatgaCACGAGAGTGAAAGGCGCTAGTGCCGATAAAAAGCAACACACTTTAAAGAATAGGACCCTGTCCGACCTAGGCGTGGCACACAAGGAAACGGAAAACTTTGCCGATGCCAAGGCGCACCCGAAAAACGCTAATTTGTTAATAAG TGCCGTAAACGTAGAGCTAGAAAAAGATGTCAAAAGTTTACTGGGGATAGACTTCTGCAATGACTTTAGTAccctcatttttaagaacTCGCAAGCTGCctgcataaataaaaactacttcttctccctcgCGCAAAAGTACCTGACCACGGACGAGTTTCTTCCAGTCAAAAATGACTTAACG AAATACAAACTGGACGACGTATTAATTTTCAAAGATTCGAAAAAATACTACAAAGGGAATCACGCTGTGGTTGTCGACGAGGAGATATTTTCCTACTTCCTTCAG AAGGGCAAACACCCCGCCGACCCCCCAGCAgaccaaaatggagaggacAAACAGGAGCTAAGCTGCGTCTTCATAAAGCCTAAGAATTACCTTTCGTTGTACGAGCAACAAATTGAACAGGAAATCAAATCAACCAGAGTCACAGAAAATAGGAAGAAATTCAAAAAGTGTCTCTACATcagcaaaaggaagaaagtgGGAGCCGAGGTTCAGTTTACTCAGTACGATCAGTTCATACCCATCAGGGGAAACGAACcg ACCACTTCAGCAGTGCAGGCGAAAACGCTCGATTTTTTCTCAAACAATTCCATCACccatgaggaaaaaaattgccagaCGTACAAAGCTGTTTACAAAAATCTAGGAGTTCAGTACAACATCgactttttaaagaaaaaaaaagaagaaatattcAGGTCCAATAAGCTGCAGAAATTTCTTCATAAGCTTTTCCCCATCATGGAAAAATGCCTAATTGAAAATAGCCTAATTACGGAATCGAATGGACAGCCATTTGCTCAAAACATAGACATACTGTCCTTTAAACatgccaaaaaattaaacaaaatatttatatacacagATGTGAAGTATACAACAGATAAAGTGGTCTTGTTCACCTTATCCTTGTCCTTAATAAACTAcctcatttttataatatatgtgaataattacaaaaacgaTAACTTCATCGAGGGAGTAAACACGGACAGCTACATCCTCATTTGGTCCTACTCCAACTATATTAACCCGCTTTACGCCTTGATATCTCCCTAC CAAATTTCCAGTGCGGTTGTGAACGAAAAGGGCTACGATGTCGTCATTGCGGGGTGTAGCAACGGACTG CTAGTCGTTTGGAAGCTCCCCCCCAATTTTCAAGGAAGACCCCTTTTAGATTCCAAAATAA ATGAAAAAACGGTCGACATAGAGCCCTACATATTTAGCAGCATAGAGCACTcacacaaaagggaagtgACGTCTCTCCTACTGCTGAACGATAAAACCCTAGTgatatgtgaaaaaaaaatatccatcAACAATCAGAAGAATTACCATCTGTTGATCTCCATCTCGG TCGATGGGACGATACTCCTGTGGGACGCCACAAACGTAGAAATAATCGAAGTAAAAGTTAGcgcaaagaagaaagaaaaagagttaATTGACGACCTTTACAGCTTCAAGCCTCTGTTCAAAATAAATTCCACCAGACCCAACACAG AGTACTCACTGGGCTTCACGtacttccattttgtggaaTTAAATTGCAACGTGTCTTCtttctttgccttttcg gaagaaggagagtaCGTAGTTGGGAACATATACGGGTgcatgcaaaaggaaaaaaattattccattataaacaaaataaacgat GACTACAAAAGCTTCAAGACGCTCATATgtgtaaaaagaaacagcatcataaaatatttgattCTAACCTTAACTGATACGAACTTTTCCCTCTGGAAAGAAAATGAGGAGCACCCCCTATATGTATCCCCCAA AAGCAACGAAATATACTCCTGCTGCGAATTCAGCCAAACCAAAATAAGCGTCATATTcgtgggaaaaataaacggACACATAGAAATATGGAATTTaatggagcaaaaaaatcaCTGCATGTACTCCCTATCGATCAGCAGCTACAGCTTGACATGTATTAGCATCTTCCAAAATTGCGACAGTAGCATATTTAGTtccgtggaaaaaaaaaataatgtccAAAAGGATCCGAATGAAGACCTGTCCGGAGAAAATTCGGATACATTTGTAGACACGAACGATTATTTAATgagtaaaaatgaagatg ACGTGTACAAGTACTCATACAACAAGATTATCATTGGCGACTCCAGCGGTTGCGTCTTTGTTTACGAAATGGAAGAGAACCTGCTAAACTCG ACCAAGGAAGAGATCGACGAATTTTTGCTATGGGTTGAAAACAAGATATACGTGAACAAGGAAAAAGTGAAGAGGCATCTCCAGCTGTGCGAG gagagggaaaaactgctgaggaaggaggagcaaaac ACAAATGAACGGAAAGAGCAACTGAAGAATAAACTGGATGAAGACTATAAAAATGCTCTGGAAAAGTACAGAGGGTATTTACTGGgcaataaattataa
- a CDS encoding hypothetical protein, conserved (encoded by transcript PVX_110855A), giving the protein MGSSIQPSRFLDSAVLSLFAMVISAAFLYMFSEFYLLSFEAKLLNNKISMVLSRLFPFKKTFEYNLTHILLLTICIIILSIKPDYSFHSKLTFKECKRSQGKEDSHKMDDLDRMQRDKKK; this is encoded by the exons atggggtcCTCCATCCAGCCATCAAGATTTTTAGATA GTGCCGTGCTATCCCTGTTTGCTATGGTCATTTCGGCAGCATTCCTCTACATGTTTTCAGAATTTTACTTGTTATCATTCGAAGCCAAGTTACTTAACAACAAAATAAGCATGGTGTTGTCTCGTTTATTTCCATTCAAA AAGACCTTCGAGTACAACCTGACCCACATACTGCTCCTGACCATATGCATAATCATCCTTAGCATTAA GCCTGATTATAGCTTCCACAGCAAGCTGACCTTTAAGGAATGCAAAAGAAGCCAGGGGAAGGAAGACtcgcacaaaatggacgacCTTGATAGAATGCAAAGAgacaagaaaaaatga
- a CDS encoding enhancer of rudimentary domain containing protein (encoded by transcript PVX_110870A), protein MSAIYSDVVLLVQFSRKIESRTFVEYNSLKLALNGICQLYEQAIKENDPTVQRITYNMNDLFLYIDNIQKMTLMLFHQPSWTYKPHDKKWIKQKLVEHIKDQIGQ, encoded by the exons atgagTGCCATCTACAGTGATGTTGTGCTCCTGGTTCAGTTTTCAAGGAAAATAGAGAGTAGAACATTCGTTGAATACAATTCGTTGAAGTTGGCCCTAAATG GAATTTGCCAATTATACGAACAGGCCATAAAAGAGAATGACCCCACTGTGCAAAGAATAACCTATAACATGAACGATTTGTTTTTGTACATTGACAACATACAGAAGATGACTTTGATGCT atTCCATCAACCCTCGTGGACGTACAAACCGCATGACAAGAAATGGATAAAACAAAAGCTGGTTGAGCATATAAAGGATCAAATAGGGCAATAA